From the Anaeromyxobacter dehalogenans 2CP-1 genome, the window CCCGCGGTGAAGGTGAACGCGGCGTGCCCGGGGTGGGTCCGGACGCGCATGGGCGGCGAGGAGGCCCCCCGCTCGGTGGAGCGCGGCGCGGAGGGGATCGTCTGGCTGGCCACGCTCCCGGACGACGGCCCGAGCGGCGGGTTCTTCCGCGACGGGCGGCTCATCCCCTGGTGATCAGTGCGCCTGCCCCGGCTGATCCTCGCCGGACGGCTCGCCGGCGCCGTGAACGGCGAGGTCCTCGCGCGGCAGCTCGCGCGGCACCTCCAGCACGAAGGCCGTCCCCTCCCCGTCCGCCGGCTCCAGGCGCACCGTGCCGCCGTGCGCCTCGGCGATGCGCCGCGCCAGGAACAGGCCCAGCCCCAGGCCGCCATGGTGGCGCCACGACGTCGCCCGCTCGAACCGGCCGAAGATCCGCTCGGCGTCGGCCGGGGCCACGCCGGACCCGTGATCCACCACGACCATGCGGCCGAGCGCGCCCGCGGCCTCGACGCGGATCTCCACCGGTCGCCCCGCGCCGTGGCGGACCGCGTTCGAGAGCAGGTGCCCGAGCGCCTGCTCGAGCCGCGCGCGGTCCCCCCACGCTGGCACGCTCCGGCTCCGCAGGTGCAGCTCGATGCCGTGGTGCGACGCCTGGTCGACGCTCCGGCGCAGCGCGCGCCGCGCAACCTCGGCGAGGTCGAGCCGCTCGCGCTGCAGGGCCACCGCGCCCTGGCCCGCCCGCGAGACCTCGATGAGCGCGTCCACCAGCGCGTCGAGGCGCGCGGTCTGCCGCAGCGCCGCGTCGGCCCGGGCCACCGCGCGCGCCGGGTCGGCCCCTCCGCGCGCCAGCGCCGCCCGGAGCGCCTCCGCCTGGAGGCGCAGCGTGGCGAGCGGCGTCCGCAGCTCGTGCGACGCGACCTGCAGGAACTCGTCGCGGGCGCGCACCGCGGCCCGGAGCTCCTCCTCCACCCGGCGGCGGGCGGAGACGTCCTCCGCGGACCGCACCAGGTAGCGCGCGCGCCCCGCGCCGTCCCGGACCGCGGCGCAGGTCACGTTGACCCACTGCGTCCCGCCGTCGCGGCGGAGCAGGCGCTCCTCCGCGGCGTAGCCGTCGAGGTCGCCCGCCAGCAGCCGCGCGCTGCGCTGCGCCTCGGCGGCGCGGTCGTCGGGGTGGGTCAGGTCGAGCACGGTGGCGCCGCGCAGGTTCTCGCGCTCGCAGCCCAGCAGCTCCCGGTAGCGGCGGTTGAGCCGCAGCCAGTGGCCGTCCGGCGACACGTGCGCCATGCCCACGCCGGCGTGCTCGAAGGTGGCGCGGAACCGGGCCTCGCTGCGCCGGAGCGCGCCGAGGCTGCGGCGCAGCCACGCGCCGAGCAGCACCGCGAGCGCCACCGCCACCGCCGCCGCGCCGGCCAGCGCGAGCAGGCCGCGGCGCTCGCCCGCGGCCACGGCCTGGCGCGCCCGGGCCAGGTCCTGCTCGTGGGCCCGCACCAGCGCCGAGACCCCGTCGTCGATGCGGCGCCGCACCGGGCCCGCCGCGGTTTGCAACCGCCTCGCCACCACCCCCGCCGGCTGCCCGCCCAGCCGCTCCATCGCCGCCTGCTCGCCCAGGCGCCACAGGAGCGCGTGATCCCCCGCGAGCGCGGCCACGCGCTCCCGCTCCTCGGGGGTGCTCGCGCGCGCCGCGGCGCGCCCGAGCAGGTCGGCCACCTCCGCCTGGTTGCGGCCGAGCGCGCGGACGGTGGCGGGCTCGCCATCCACCGCGGCGTCGCGCGCGAGGCGCAGGCCGAGCTCGCTCGCGGTCGCCAGCCGCTCCGTGTCCACCAGCGCCGCCACGTTCTCGTCGAGCAGACGGTCCCACGCCTCGCTCGCCATGCGCTGCGTCCGCACGCCCAGCGCGGCGACGCCGAGCACCGACACGACGCCGACCGCCAGCGCCGCGGGCCAGACCGAGGCCCGGGCGCGGGACGCCATCCCCGGCGCGCCGCGCGGGCGCTCCCGCCCCGTCCTCCCCGTTCCGAGCCCCATCGCCACCCGGCAATATGGCGGCCCCGCGGCGGGGAGGCCGGGATGACGGCCACGCGTCCGGTGACGACGTTCCGGGCATGCCGAGGCTCGCGGATCCGCTCATCGATGCAGACTTCCGGGCGCTCGTCGAGGCGCTCGCCCGCGAGGGCCTGCCGCGCCGCGCCGAGGCGGCGAGGGCCGTCGAGGCGGTCGCCTGCGCGCTCGCCGATCGCACACGCTCCTCGGACTTCGCCTCGCTCCGGGAGGTCCTGCCCGAGCCCTTCCGCGGGAAGCTCTCGCTGTGCGAGCGCCACCGCGGCACGACCCTGGCGCGGCCGCGCGAGCCGCTCACGGCGGAGGCGTTCGAGGCGCACGTCGCCGAGGACCTGGGCCCGTCGCCCGGCGGCGCCGAGGCCGCCGCCCGCGCGGTGTTCGCGGCGCTGCGGGCGCAGCTCCCGGAGGAGCAGGCCGAGGAGGTGGGGCGGCTGCTCCCGCCCGAGCTGCTGCCGCTGTGGCGACGGCCGAGCTGAGAGCGCCGGCGCAGCCGTTCAGGCCGGGCGTGGGTGGCGGGCGCGGAAGCGGCGCAGCCGCACCGCGTCCTCGCGGTCGCGTTCGTCCAGCGCCGCGGCGATGCGCGAGGCCTCGGACCGGAGCGCGGGCAGGACGAGCTGCTCGAGCGCGTTGATGCGCCGCGAGGTCTCCCGGATCTCCTCGCCGAGCCGGGCGAGGTGCAGCTCCTTGGAGGCGATGGTCAGCAGCACCTCCAGCGACTCCTCGTGGTGGCGCGCGGCGTCCGCGCCGGACGGCCCCCAGCTCACCGGCGAGCTGCCCCGCTGATCGGCCGCGCGCACCAGCGGCGGCGCCGCCACCGACGGAGTCGGCACGCCCCACACGCGCCGCACCGTCACGGCGAGCGGGACGGCGCGGGCCGCCGGCAGCGCCAGCGACGCGAGCCGCTCCTCGCCCTCCAGCGCCTTCGCCAGCTCGAGCGCCTTCACCGCGCGGTGCAGCGCCTCGTCCAGCCGGGCGCGCCCCTCCAGCACGTCGTGCACCAGCTTCCACAGCTCGCTCGCCAGCACCTCGCGCTTGGCGCGCAGGAGCCGCGCCCCCTTGCCGGCCACGGCGCGGCGGGCACGGACCTCGAGCAGCCCCATCCGCGTGGT encodes:
- a CDS encoding DUF2267 domain-containing protein → MPRLADPLIDADFRALVEALAREGLPRRAEAARAVEAVACALADRTRSSDFASLREVLPEPFRGKLSLCERHRGTTLARPREPLTAEAFEAHVAEDLGPSPGGAEAAARAVFAALRAQLPEEQAEEVGRLLPPELLPLWRRPS
- a CDS encoding V-type ATP synthase subunit D, which gives rise to MSRAATTRMGLLEVRARRAVAGKGARLLRAKREVLASELWKLVHDVLEGRARLDEALHRAVKALELAKALEGEERLASLALPAARAVPLAVTVRRVWGVPTPSVAAPPLVRAADQRGSSPVSWGPSGADAARHHEESLEVLLTIASKELHLARLGEEIRETSRRINALEQLVLPALRSEASRIAAALDERDREDAVRLRRFRARHPRPA
- a CDS encoding sensor histidine kinase, with the translated sequence MASRARASVWPAALAVGVVSVLGVAALGVRTQRMASEAWDRLLDENVAALVDTERLATASELGLRLARDAAVDGEPATVRALGRNQAEVADLLGRAAARASTPEERERVAALAGDHALLWRLGEQAAMERLGGQPAGVVARRLQTAAGPVRRRIDDGVSALVRAHEQDLARARQAVAAGERRGLLALAGAAAVAVALAVLLGAWLRRSLGALRRSEARFRATFEHAGVGMAHVSPDGHWLRLNRRYRELLGCERENLRGATVLDLTHPDDRAAEAQRSARLLAGDLDGYAAEERLLRRDGGTQWVNVTCAAVRDGAGRARYLVRSAEDVSARRRVEEELRAAVRARDEFLQVASHELRTPLATLRLQAEALRAALARGGADPARAVARADAALRQTARLDALVDALIEVSRAGQGAVALQRERLDLAEVARRALRRSVDQASHHGIELHLRSRSVPAWGDRARLEQALGHLLSNAVRHGAGRPVEIRVEAAGALGRMVVVDHGSGVAPADAERIFGRFERATSWRHHGGLGLGLFLARRIAEAHGGTVRLEPADGEGTAFVLEVPRELPREDLAVHGAGEPSGEDQPGQAH